The window ACCATTGAAAGTAGTTTTCGTCAGTTTGCATCGATCGCCCGTGTCGCACCCCTTTAGAAACATATCTGAGCCGATTATTCCACAACTCAATTGAAATTCTATGATACTCTCTCCAATCGGTGTTTCGATGTCCTATTCTCGTGATATTATGCATATCGTCATTGTCGATAGCAGAACCTGGAATTGATTGTCGTCTTCGAAATTGTCGCATTACACGATTAGGACGATGCATCTCCACGATGTCAAAGCATATAAGGGGACATACACATCGCCATATTTTGTTGTCGTATGAATCAATAATCGTCTTCACATCTATGTCATTCTTCTGGTATACGATCCAATTAAactgaaaaaaatgaaaattaaatattcattTAAAAAAGCAAAACGAAATAGTCTTCGTGTCATAAATATTACGTATTAACATTTTGTAATACCTCATTATCATTCATACGATCTAGAGAATCCCTTATAATTCTTACAGAATGTGTTGGCGAATGTGTGTAACTAAATCCATAATTCCACCtacaattacaaaaaaaaaaaaattacatatcagccaaataaacaagatatatatgatattaccACCGTAAATATTATACATTACCGTGCACCATATGGAGAAACTGGAAGGAAAGCATCCAGATCAACGGGAGGTACAACTAATGTTAACCCATTTCGATCGGGGTTAACACATTTAATCCTGCTCCATGCCCATACCtacttaaaataacaaaaaaattaacaaaatcaaacaaaatattatgtTAAATATTCAAATCACATTAATGATACCTGCAGGACATATAAAGGTCCAGCTATTGTAGTCTTCTCTATACGTGACGCGTTGCACAACTCACGGTACAGAAATGCTAAAACTGCACTACCCCAACTATAAGACTTCACGTTATCAACATCTCGTAGCAGTTGCAAAAATATTAGTCTAGCTGAACCTACTTGATAGTCAGGGAACATTATCCCTCCAATAATCATTAACGCAACACAACGAGTAAATTTCACAACATCTACTTCTGAAGTTTCAACATTAACAAGGTTAGCCATGCAATGATCGTGTAGTGCAGTCATAGACAAATGACcacctttcaaatattttgatGCTGGaaaaaatcccaacaaatccaaaCATATGTGTTGCCATTCCTCAACTTTATGTGACGCATCTACTCCAGTTACAGCTTCACCATCAATTGTTAAACCCCA is drawn from Primulina eburnea isolate SZY01 chromosome 10, ASM2296580v1, whole genome shotgun sequence and contains these coding sequences:
- the LOC140803731 gene encoding serine/threonine-protein phosphatase 7 long form homolog, which gives rise to MGLYGVLECGSQVLDNHLITALVERWRRETHMFHFTCGETTVTLQDVSIIWGLTIDGEAVTGVDASHKVEEWQHICLDLLGFFPASKYLKGGHLSMTALHDHCMANLVNVETSEVDVVKFTRCVALMIIGGIMFPDYQVGSARLIFLQLLRDVDNVKSYSWGSAVLAFLYRELCNASRIEKTTIAGPLYVLQVWAWSRIKCVNPDRNGLTLVVPPVDLDAFLPVSPYGARWNYGFSYTHSPTHSVRIIRDSLDRMNDNEFNWIVYQKNDIDVKTIIDSYDNKIWRCVCPLICFDIVEMHRPNRVMRQFRRRQSIPGSAIDNDDMHNITRIGHRNTDWREYHRISIELWNNRLRYVSKGVRHGRSMQTDENYFQWYNRITVRTISPAVTVVGFQPRPYNTFVGDMNAQQNFSTPSPFSHQSSFGRGSDMVRQPSLFAGDSTIITSAELNIAGTSNTQPGFFSDSRFGDFHPFGQSDFQTPYWSNTQSFTNLLNVGPQHIVHDNRPQRNVISPITYPGYSNKEIPANVGLRRGTRRRNPPDCGTGSHLYHFNYDDDSAN